In one window of Gossypium hirsutum isolate 1008001.06 chromosome A01, Gossypium_hirsutum_v2.1, whole genome shotgun sequence DNA:
- the LOC121211224 gene encoding uncharacterized protein → MAVVNSIRLLREQFSEARIVEKVLSTLPERYKAKISSLEDSRDLACISLTELINALYAQEKRRASRMEEHQKGAFQAKAKAASSTTAYKVQVAKDSNDHEEQVFAVSCSSGQKKGSKGWLLDSGCTNHMSPDATIFKTLDRSCKTKVKVGNGKIIKAEGKGEVLTCTPTGNKIISNVLLVPEIDRNFLSIAQLLEKGYSVVFKGNECQIAYPNESSLMSVTMTDKCFKVNWPSDSHSAFTASIEDSKLWHQMLGHANYRSMDQLTKEDLVHNFINSVE, encoded by the exons ATGGCTGTGGTAAATAGCATAAGATTACTTAGAGAACAGTTTAGTGAGGCAAGGATCGTGGAGAAGGTACTCTCAACATTACCTGAAAGATATAAGGCAAAAATCTCATCCCTTGAGGATTCGAGAGACCTAGCATGCATCTCCTTAACTGAGCTCATCAATGCTCTTTATGCTCAGGAGAAAAGGAGAGCTAGCAGGATGGAGGAGCACCAAAAAGGTGCTTTTCAAGCTAAAGCCAAGGCTGCTTCGAGCAccactgcctacaaag TTCAAGTGGCTAAAGATAGTAATGACCATGAGGAGCAAGTATTTGCTGTGTCATGCTCATCTGGCCAGAAAAAGGGCTCAAAAGGATGGCTTttggacagtggttgcactaaccacatgtcaccagatgcaaccATTTTCAAAACCTTGGACAGAAGCTGCAAAACAAAGGTGAAAGTTGGTAATGGGAAGATTATCAAGGCTGAAGGAAAAGGGGAAGTGCTAACATGCACTCCCACAGGCAACAAAATCATCTCAAATGTATTGCTAGTACCTGAGATTGATAGGAACTTTCTCAGCATTGCTCAATTGCTGGAGAAAGGCTATTCAGTTGTGTTCAAAGGCAATGAGTGCCAAATTGCTTATCCAAACGAATCAAGCCTCATGTCAGTCACTATGACTGATAAATGCTTTAAAGTCAACTGGCCAAGTGACTCACACTCAGCCTTCACTGCCTCTATTGAAGATTCCAAGCTTTGGCACCAAATGCTTGGTCATGCTAACTACAGATCCATGGACCAGCTAACCAAAGAAGATCTGGTTCATAACTTTATCAACTCAGTTGAATAG
- the LOC121219600 gene encoding protein WALLS ARE THIN 1, which produces MADAGGSASNTRMWCSVPERLQLHMAMLALQFGYAGFHVVSRAALNMGISKLVFPVYRNIIALLLLLPFAYFLEKKERPALTMNFLLQFFLLALVGITANQGFYLLGLDNTSPTFASAIQNSVPAITFLMAAILRIEKVRLDRKDGISKVIGTILCVAGASVITLYKGPTIYSPVPPLNRPTPTFVSLGDANGKSWTLGCLYLIGHCLSWSGWLVLQAPVLKKYPARLSVTSYTCFFGLIQFLIIALVFERDSQAWMFHSGGELFTILYAGVVASGIAFAVQIWCIDRGGPVFVAVYQPVQTLVVAIMASIALGEEFYLGGIIGAVLIIVGLYLVLWGKSEERKFAAKEKIAIESTKIAIESTAEHSNNSRTSGHVKPSLTQPLLHHSTENV; this is translated from the exons ATGGCTGATGCTGGTGGTTCAGCCTCTAATACGAGGATGTGGTGTTCGGTTCCTGAAAGGCTCCAGCTGCATATGGCAATGTTGGCCTTGCAGTTTGGTTATGCAGGGTTCCATGTGGTTTCCAGAGCTGCTCTTAATATGGGCATTAGCAAACTTGTGTTCCCAGTTTATAGGAATATCATTGCCTTGCTTCTGCTTTTACCCTTTGCATATTTTCTTGAAAA gaaggaGAGACCAGCCTTGACTATGAATTTTCTTCTACAGTTCTTCCTACTGGCTCTTGTTGG AATCACAGCTAATCAAGGTTTCTACTTGTTGGGGTTAGATAACACATCACCAACCTTTGCATCAGCAATCCAAAACTCTGTCCCAGCCATCACCTTTCTCATGGCAGCCATACTAAG GATAGAGAAAGTGCGGCTAGACAGGAAAGATGGGATATCCAAGGTTATAGGAACAATATTATGTGTGGCTGGAGCATCAGTTATAACACTATACAAAGGTCCAACCATCTACAGCCCAGTTCCACCACTGAATAGACCCACACCAACGTTTGTTTCGTTGGGGGATGCAAATGGGAAGAGCTGGACCCTTGGTTGTCTCTATCTAATCGGCCATTGCTTATCCTGGTCCGGTTGGCTGGTGTTGCAGGCACCCGTGTTGAAGAAGTACCCTGCTAGACTCTCTGTTACTTCCTATACATGTTTCTTTGGTCTTATTCAGTTCCTCATCATTGCGCTAGTTTTTGAGAGAGACTCTCAAGCTTGGATGTTCCACTCCGGCGGTGAACTATTCACTATTCTCTACGCG GGAGTGGTGGCATCAGGGATTGCATTCGCAGTACAGATATGGTGTATAGACAGAGGGGGCCCTGTTTTCGTTGCTGTTTATCAACCTGTTCAGACACTTGTTGTCGCTATTATGGCTTCCATTGCTTTAGGGGAAGAGTTCTATCTGGGAGG AATCATTGGGGCAGTGTTGATTATAGTAGGACTATATCTAGTACTATGGGGGAAAAGCGAAGAGAGGAAGTTTGCAGCCAAAGAAAAAATTGCGATTGAATCGACGAAAATTGCGATTGAATCGACGGCAGAGCACAGCAACAACAGCAGAACATCCGGCCATGTTAAGCCATCCCTTACTCAGCCATTACTCCATCACTCCACCGAAAATGTGTAA